From Sulfuracidifex tepidarius, one genomic window encodes:
- the thsB gene encoding thermosome subunit beta yields the protein MATATVAQTPEGIPVIILKEGSSRTYGKEALRINIAAIKAVQEALKSTYGPRGMDKMLVDSLGDITITNDGATIMDKMDLQHPAAKLLVQIAKGQDEETADGTKTAVIFAGELVKKAEDLLYKEIHPTIIVSGYKKAEEIALNTIQELSEKISVNDTDALKKVAMTSLGSKAVAGARDYLADVVTKAVTQVAELRGDKWYVDLDNVQIVKKHGGSINDTQMVYGIVVDKEVVHPGMPKRVENAKIALLDASLEVEKPELDAEIRINDPTQMKNFLDEEEKLLKEKVDKIVSTGANVVICQKGIDEVAQHYLAKKGILAVRRAKKSDLEKLARATGGRVVSNVDELSEQDLGFAALVEERKVGEDKMVFVEGAKNPKAISLLIRGGLERVVDETERALRDALGTVADVIRDGKAVAGGGAVEIEVAKRLRKYAPQVGGKEQLAIEAYANAIEGLVMILAENAGLDPIDNLVKLRSLHENESNKWYGLNFTAGAPDNMWNVGVIEPAMVKSNAIKAATEAVTLILRIDDIVAAGKKTGGSDNKKGEEHHEED from the coding sequence ATGGCAACTGCTACAGTAGCTCAAACCCCTGAAGGAATTCCAGTTATAATTTTAAAGGAAGGATCAAGCAGAACTTATGGAAAAGAAGCATTAAGGATAAACATAGCCGCGATTAAGGCTGTACAGGAGGCACTAAAGAGCACTTACGGTCCACGTGGAATGGACAAGATGTTAGTAGACAGTCTAGGTGACATCACAATTACTAACGACGGAGCAACTATAATGGACAAGATGGATTTGCAACATCCCGCAGCTAAACTCCTAGTACAGATAGCTAAAGGACAGGATGAGGAAACTGCAGATGGAACTAAGACCGCAGTAATTTTCGCAGGTGAATTAGTTAAGAAGGCTGAGGATTTATTGTATAAAGAGATACATCCGACTATAATAGTGAGCGGATATAAGAAGGCAGAAGAGATAGCATTAAACACTATACAAGAGCTCTCTGAGAAGATATCAGTAAATGACACTGATGCTTTAAAGAAGGTAGCTATGACTTCGTTAGGAAGCAAGGCAGTAGCTGGAGCTAGAGATTACCTTGCAGATGTCGTAACTAAAGCTGTAACACAAGTTGCAGAATTAAGAGGAGATAAATGGTACGTAGATCTAGATAACGTTCAAATAGTAAAGAAGCACGGAGGTAGTATAAACGATACACAAATGGTATATGGAATAGTAGTAGACAAGGAGGTAGTACATCCTGGAATGCCTAAGAGAGTTGAAAACGCTAAGATAGCATTACTAGATGCGTCTCTAGAGGTAGAAAAGCCAGAATTGGATGCCGAAATAAGGATAAATGATCCAACTCAAATGAAGAACTTCTTAGATGAAGAGGAGAAATTACTAAAGGAGAAGGTCGACAAAATAGTTAGTACTGGTGCAAATGTTGTAATATGCCAGAAAGGGATAGACGAAGTAGCCCAACACTACCTTGCTAAGAAAGGAATCCTAGCAGTAAGAAGAGCTAAGAAGAGCGATCTAGAGAAGCTAGCTAGAGCAACTGGAGGAAGAGTAGTTTCAAATGTAGATGAACTCTCAGAGCAGGATCTAGGTTTCGCAGCATTGGTAGAAGAAAGAAAAGTCGGAGAGGATAAAATGGTATTTGTAGAAGGTGCTAAGAATCCTAAAGCAATAAGCCTACTCATCAGAGGAGGATTGGAGCGTGTAGTTGACGAAACCGAGAGGGCTCTAAGAGACGCTCTAGGTACGGTTGCAGACGTAATAAGAGATGGAAAGGCCGTAGCCGGTGGAGGAGCAGTAGAAATAGAGGTAGCTAAGAGGCTTAGAAAATATGCTCCTCAAGTAGGCGGAAAAGAACAACTGGCAATAGAAGCATACGCTAATGCAATAGAAGGATTAGTCATGATACTAGCTGAAAACGCAGGGCTAGACCCTATAGACAACCTAGTAAAGCTAAGAAGCCTCCATGAAAACGAGTCTAACAAATGGTATGGTCTCAACTTCACTGCTGGAGCCCCAGACAACATGTGGAACGTGGGAGTTATAGAGCCAGCTATGGTGAAAAGCAATGCTATAAAGGCAGCTACTGAGGCTGTTACTCTGATACTCAGAATAGATGATATAGTAGCTGCAGGAAAGAAGACAGGCGGTTCTGATAACAAGAAAGGAGAAGAACACCACGAAGAGGACTAA
- a CDS encoding ATP-binding protein, with the protein MEKGRIFPLVLISLSIMILVYRYTNLFPKYFVYIIIPLLFLIPIAIILNRRVIRLNSISINSNIFDLITQDDRFCGEVLRIIGKTDLSSRSLVEDEIRKLGMSLARRQGDFHYVFTTSISNGKMGSALIVFKSCKPKLEKDQIEKEVTDIKNIAKAISPHLELIPTSISSTPVPLPSLFGNVPYLYAPEKTFSAVSNEPLVFDYDIPLGRVQNDLASNTGINLKDVTRHIGIFGTTGSGKSTTACHLSLQVLKKNVDVVILDWHGEYSRSIPNNVSYTLYNANKVLRIDLNSIISKDINDAVEIFGDTMQLTDPQRFLLYTVLNKLKKSPELNFKNLIEILRSIEETSNWIRDVKYALARKFFILLGKEGREIFSHDGLTVDNLGNFFNGLTIVDLSFIRNMRLRKLYGLLIMKLISDFYIEAKTTKMTMVVIDEAHNYFADKNDFTDRLISEIRKYGVSLCVISQSPSSLSSEIMKNTNIKIIHSIKSDIDKKSIKDSLSLDDKMISSLDKLDVGEAILSAPNIKNPIIIKIESNCNR; encoded by the coding sequence ATGGAAAAAGGAAGGATATTTCCACTAGTTCTTATATCCCTATCTATTATGATCCTTGTATATCGATATACTAATTTATTTCCAAAATATTTTGTATACATTATAATTCCTCTTCTATTTCTTATTCCTATTGCTATTATACTGAATAGAAGAGTTATTAGACTAAATAGTATTAGTATAAACTCAAATATATTTGATTTAATTACTCAAGACGATCGTTTTTGTGGAGAAGTTCTGAGGATAATTGGTAAAACAGATCTCTCTTCAAGAAGTCTAGTTGAAGACGAAATTAGAAAGCTGGGGATGTCCCTGGCTAGAAGGCAAGGAGACTTTCATTATGTCTTCACAACTTCTATATCGAACGGCAAAATGGGGTCTGCATTAATTGTTTTTAAGTCATGTAAACCTAAACTAGAAAAGGATCAAATCGAGAAAGAGGTTACTGACATAAAGAATATAGCAAAAGCCATATCACCGCATTTAGAACTTATTCCTACGTCAATATCTTCCACTCCGGTACCTCTTCCTTCCTTGTTCGGAAATGTGCCATACCTCTATGCTCCAGAAAAGACATTTAGTGCTGTGTCAAATGAGCCTTTAGTTTTCGACTATGATATACCTCTAGGTAGAGTGCAAAATGATCTTGCTAGCAATACAGGTATAAATCTTAAGGATGTAACTCGTCATATAGGAATATTCGGAACAACAGGGTCTGGTAAGAGCACCACTGCATGTCATCTGTCTCTTCAAGTTCTCAAGAAAAATGTAGATGTAGTTATTCTAGACTGGCATGGTGAGTATTCAAGATCCATACCAAACAATGTAAGTTACACTCTTTATAATGCAAATAAAGTCCTTAGAATAGACTTAAATTCAATAATTTCCAAAGATATTAATGACGCTGTAGAAATCTTTGGGGATACTATGCAACTTACGGATCCTCAAAGATTTTTACTGTATACTGTTCTTAATAAATTGAAAAAGTCTCCAGAGTTAAACTTTAAAAATTTAATAGAAATCCTAAGAAGCATAGAGGAAACGTCAAACTGGATAAGGGACGTGAAATACGCATTGGCTAGAAAATTCTTCATTCTGTTAGGTAAGGAGGGTAGAGAAATTTTTTCTCATGACGGTTTAACGGTAGACAATTTAGGTAATTTCTTCAACGGACTTACAATAGTGGACCTCAGTTTCATTAGGAACATGAGGTTAAGGAAACTCTATGGACTTCTAATTATGAAACTAATTTCAGACTTTTACATCGAAGCGAAGACTACAAAGATGACAATGGTAGTGATAGATGAAGCTCATAATTACTTTGCAGATAAAAATGATTTTACTGATAGGTTAATATCTGAGATTCGTAAATACGGAGTTTCCCTTTGTGTGATCTCACAATCTCCATCTTCATTATCGAGTGAAATTATGAAAAATACAAATATTAAGATAATTCACTCTATAAAATCAGACATTGATAAGAAGTCGATAAAGGATTCTCTGTCTTTAGATGATAAGATGATTTCATCCTTAGATAAATTAGATGTAGGAGAAGCTATACTATCAGCCCCAAATATTAAGAATCCTATTATAATAAAAATAGAGAGTAACTGTAATAGATAG
- a CDS encoding ubiquitin: MKRRKQKAMPKFVFEGPLVSFFGKSLIAEDGSLFEILSRLDKSKVILDSSGRIRPGILVLLNGKDIRLFGKTLNEKILSGNDEVRFIPVNHGG, encoded by the coding sequence TTGAAGAGGAGGAAACAGAAAGCTATGCCTAAATTTGTATTTGAAGGTCCTTTAGTTTCTTTTTTCGGGAAATCTCTTATTGCAGAAGATGGATCTCTTTTTGAAATATTATCAAGATTGGATAAATCTAAAGTTATTTTAGATTCTTCTGGAAGAATAAGACCGGGCATCTTGGTATTACTAAATGGTAAGGATATCAGGCTTTTTGGCAAAACCTTAAATGAAAAAATCCTTTCTGGTAACGATGAAGTTAGATTTATTCCCGTAAACCACGGTGGATGA
- a CDS encoding 30S ribosomal protein S17e, which yields MGTVYTKDIKHMAELIYEKYTEDVTSDYQKNKELVKKVVTVESKVVRNRLAGYLTRYYSKAKNKAAAQESIEEEETESYA from the coding sequence ATAGGCACAGTCTATACTAAGGATATAAAGCATATGGCAGAATTAATATATGAGAAATATACAGAAGATGTGACGAGCGATTACCAGAAAAACAAAGAATTGGTTAAGAAAGTAGTAACAGTTGAATCTAAAGTAGTAAGAAATAGACTAGCTGGATATTTAACTAGGTATTATAGTAAAGCCAAGAACAAGGCTGCAGCTCAAGAGTCAATTGAAGAGGAGGAAACAGAAAGCTATGCCTAA
- the fbp gene encoding fructose-1,6-bisphosphate aldolase/phosphatase: protein MKSTISVLKADIGSLAGHHMVHPDTIAVATKVLSEGKKQGIINDFYPTFVGDDMEFIISHNRGELDQKVHELVWNALKEAANKAKELGLYAAGQDLLSDSFSGNLKGMGPGIAEMEIEERPSEPFVVFMADKTEPGAFNLPLYKMFADPFNTAGLVIDPALHDGFKFEVLDVYEGESIALNTPEESYDLLALIGTPDRYIVRRIYRKQDNMLAAVVTTERLNLIAGKYVGKDDPAMIVRVQHGLPALGETLEAFTVPYLVAGWMRGSHYGPLMPVSQKDARATRFDGPPRLVGLGFNLKNGRLVGPSDLFDDPAFDEVRRNANIIADYMRRHGPFMPHRLEPQVMEYTTLPKVMERLKGRFTKEEGSKKAKASIYTSTESNE from the coding sequence ATGAAATCTACTATCAGCGTGTTAAAAGCCGATATTGGCTCTCTAGCAGGCCATCACATGGTTCACCCTGATACAATTGCGGTTGCGACTAAGGTTCTATCCGAGGGAAAGAAGCAAGGCATAATAAACGACTTCTATCCTACTTTCGTTGGGGATGATATGGAGTTTATAATCTCACATAATAGAGGTGAACTAGATCAAAAAGTACATGAGCTTGTATGGAATGCTTTAAAGGAGGCTGCTAACAAGGCAAAGGAATTAGGTCTATACGCTGCTGGTCAAGATCTTCTTTCAGATTCTTTCTCTGGCAATTTAAAAGGTATGGGACCTGGAATAGCTGAAATGGAAATAGAAGAAAGACCTTCAGAACCCTTCGTAGTTTTCATGGCTGACAAAACTGAGCCTGGAGCATTCAATTTACCTCTATATAAGATGTTCGCTGACCCGTTTAATACTGCAGGCTTAGTCATAGATCCAGCATTGCATGACGGATTCAAATTTGAAGTTCTGGATGTCTATGAAGGAGAATCAATTGCACTTAACACACCAGAAGAATCATACGATTTGTTGGCATTAATAGGGACTCCCGATAGATACATTGTAAGAAGAATCTATAGAAAGCAAGACAACATGCTTGCTGCAGTAGTAACTACGGAGAGATTGAACTTGATAGCAGGTAAATATGTTGGAAAGGACGACCCTGCAATGATAGTGAGAGTTCAGCATGGTCTACCGGCGTTAGGAGAGACTTTAGAAGCATTTACAGTTCCCTATCTAGTTGCTGGATGGATGAGAGGTAGTCATTACGGTCCATTGATGCCTGTATCTCAGAAAGATGCTAGAGCGACAAGATTTGATGGACCACCCAGACTAGTAGGACTTGGCTTTAACCTAAAGAATGGAAGATTAGTAGGACCATCAGATCTATTTGATGACCCTGCATTCGACGAGGTGAGAAGAAACGCTAATATTATAGCTGATTACATGCGCAGACACGGTCCATTCATGCCTCATAGGTTAGAGCCACAAGTAATGGAGTACACGACCCTTCCAAAGGTCATGGAGAGATTAAAGGGCAGATTTACCAAGGAAGAAGGATCTAAAAAGGCTAAGGCAAGCATATATACATCTACTGAAAGTAATGAATAG
- a CDS encoding ribosome biogenesis/translation initiation ATPase RLI, with translation MRLAVINYDFCKPDKCSTECISYCPIDRSGGKAIELAEIVKGKPVIYEETCIGCGICVKKCPFEAITVINLPDQYEGELIHRYGVNGFKLFGIPTLKEGFITGILGKNGTGKTTMLKIISGELIPNFGDTQGPSSQEEVLRRFKGKEMYSYFKDLYSKEIRVVHKIQYVEYAGRFLKGTVAEVLTKVDQRGKVDEIKTLLSMERFWNKDCKVLSGGELQKLLIAAALARDADVYVFDEPSSYLDVRERTNMAKAIRELTKNKYVVLVEHDLVVLDFLADFLNIVYGEGSIYGKVSKVYSARVGINNFLNGFLPAENMKIRQDKIDFVIKELSELDFAKGVKEKIIWSDIYKDNSGFKLKINSGKAREGEIIGIVGPNGIGKTTFVKILVGEYKPDVGEVIPDELRLSYKPQVISPNSDLTVKDYLENVSKDVLSNSSWFYVEVIRRLGLHRLLESVVNNLSGGELQKLLIAAALARDADVYVFDEPSSYLDVEERYVVAKAIKKITRERKSVTFVVEHDLSIHDYIADRILVFSGTPSIEGEAKGPFSIKEGMNIFLKELGITFRRDAETGRPRVNKLDSYLDRLQKEKGEYYSIAKVSS, from the coding sequence GTGAGGCTAGCAGTCATAAATTATGATTTTTGTAAACCAGATAAATGTAGCACAGAATGTATTTCATACTGTCCTATCGACAGATCCGGAGGTAAAGCAATAGAGTTGGCTGAAATTGTAAAAGGTAAGCCCGTTATATATGAAGAAACGTGCATAGGATGTGGTATATGTGTAAAGAAATGTCCTTTTGAGGCAATCACGGTAATTAACCTTCCAGATCAATATGAGGGAGAACTTATTCATCGTTATGGGGTAAACGGATTCAAGTTATTCGGAATACCGACTTTAAAAGAGGGATTTATTACAGGAATTTTAGGTAAAAACGGAACTGGAAAGACTACAATGTTGAAGATTATCTCTGGAGAACTTATTCCTAATTTTGGTGATACTCAAGGTCCCTCCAGTCAAGAAGAAGTTTTAAGACGATTTAAAGGAAAAGAGATGTATTCATATTTTAAGGATCTTTATTCAAAGGAGATAAGAGTAGTTCATAAAATACAATATGTAGAATACGCTGGGAGGTTTCTTAAAGGTACTGTAGCAGAAGTTTTAACGAAGGTTGACCAAAGAGGTAAGGTAGATGAAATAAAAACCCTTCTTTCAATGGAACGTTTTTGGAATAAAGATTGCAAAGTCCTCAGCGGAGGGGAACTCCAAAAGCTTCTCATAGCCGCTGCGTTAGCGAGAGACGCTGATGTATACGTCTTCGACGAGCCTTCCTCTTACCTTGACGTAAGAGAAAGAACAAACATGGCCAAAGCAATAAGAGAATTGACTAAGAACAAATATGTAGTCTTGGTGGAACATGATCTGGTAGTTTTAGATTTTCTTGCAGACTTTCTAAATATTGTTTATGGAGAAGGTAGTATTTATGGTAAAGTCTCTAAAGTCTATTCTGCAAGGGTTGGTATAAACAATTTCTTGAATGGCTTCCTTCCAGCAGAAAATATGAAAATAAGACAAGACAAAATAGATTTTGTGATAAAGGAATTATCTGAATTAGATTTTGCTAAAGGAGTTAAAGAAAAAATAATATGGAGTGATATTTATAAGGACAATTCAGGCTTCAAGCTTAAAATTAACAGTGGTAAGGCTAGAGAGGGAGAGATAATAGGAATAGTAGGACCTAACGGAATAGGTAAAACCACATTTGTAAAAATATTAGTAGGAGAATACAAGCCGGATGTAGGAGAAGTCATACCTGACGAATTAAGACTTTCATATAAGCCCCAAGTTATATCTCCGAATAGTGATCTAACGGTTAAGGATTATCTTGAGAATGTAAGTAAGGACGTTCTTTCTAATTCATCATGGTTTTATGTAGAAGTGATAAGAAGATTAGGATTACATAGATTACTCGAATCAGTTGTCAACAATCTCAGCGGAGGGGAACTCCAAAAGCTTCTCATAGCCGCTGCGTTAGCGAGAGACGCTGATGTATACGTCTTCGACGAGCCTTCCTCTTACCTTGACGTAGAAGAGAGATATGTTGTAGCAAAAGCTATAAAGAAAATTACAAGAGAAAGAAAGTCAGTTACATTTGTGGTAGAACACGATCTATCGATTCATGATTATATTGCAGATAGGATATTAGTATTTTCTGGAACGCCTTCAATTGAAGGAGAAGCGAAAGGGCCCTTCTCTATTAAAGAGGGAATGAATATTTTCCTCAAAGAGCTTGGTATAACTTTCAGAAGAGACGCTGAAACCGGAAGGCCTCGTGTTAATAAACTCGACAGTTACTTAGATCGTTTACAGAAGGAAAAAGGAGAATATTACTCTATAGCTAAAGTTTCCTCATAA
- the rpiA gene encoding ribose 5-phosphate isomerase A translates to MVDLKEKLASYSIDLLNNKRVIGIGTGKTVRALIERIYQNKDKFIDKLFITSSIDSEIRLRDHGFNVISIYTGTRPEIYIDSFDHIFYLDQIDKSVMIKGGGGALFREKILATYSNYRVYIGESSKVVTNETIIRVPIEVLPFAQGYVMDYLKKKEISIKPRESDSKIGTIFSDNGNMILDIYINSDRNLCELDLELKRVTGVLETGIFCNNLIDKVIIANNEDEVKVVTREENT, encoded by the coding sequence ATGGTAGATTTAAAAGAGAAGCTGGCTTCCTATTCAATAGATCTTTTAAATAATAAGAGAGTAATTGGAATTGGTACTGGTAAAACTGTAAGAGCTTTGATAGAAAGAATTTATCAAAATAAAGATAAATTTATCGATAAGTTATTTATAACGTCCTCTATAGATTCAGAGATAAGGCTCAGAGATCATGGTTTCAATGTAATCTCAATTTACACTGGTACAAGACCGGAGATATATATCGATAGCTTTGATCATATCTTCTACCTAGACCAGATCGACAAGTCCGTAATGATAAAAGGGGGAGGAGGAGCCCTATTCAGAGAGAAAATATTAGCTACTTATTCCAATTACAGGGTCTACATCGGGGAAAGCTCAAAAGTAGTTACCAACGAAACTATCATTAGAGTACCCATAGAGGTATTGCCTTTTGCTCAAGGATATGTCATGGATTACCTCAAGAAGAAAGAGATTTCGATAAAGCCACGGGAATCAGATAGCAAGATAGGAACCATATTTTCGGATAACGGAAACATGATTCTTGATATTTACATCAACTCAGATAGAAACTTATGCGAGCTCGATTTGGAATTAAAGAGAGTTACTGGTGTACTTGAGACCGGTATATTCTGCAACAACCTAATTGATAAAGTAATCATAGCAAATAACGAGGATGAAGTGAAGGTTGTCACAAGAGAAGAAAATACATAG
- a CDS encoding SWIM zinc finger family protein: MSQEKKIHRHYAENIVKIIDKNSILSVYIYMGKNGYDYLMSNKSCSCKSFLFNSVFKNKSYLCYHLKYLENAEEKDEIRTIYLNSNDFLLIIEEIFSTGKSLKLRKELLNGNS; this comes from the coding sequence TTGTCACAAGAGAAGAAAATACATAGACATTACGCTGAAAATATAGTTAAAATTATAGATAAAAATTCAATATTATCTGTTTATATCTACATGGGCAAAAACGGTTACGATTACTTAATGAGCAATAAGTCTTGCTCCTGTAAGTCATTTTTGTTCAATTCTGTATTTAAAAATAAATCTTACTTGTGTTATCATTTAAAATATTTAGAAAATGCTGAGGAAAAAGACGAAATCAGGACGATTTATTTAAATAGTAATGATTTTTTATTAATAATAGAAGAAATCTTTTCCACTGGAAAATCTTTAAAACTAAGGAAGGAGTTGCTAAACGGGAATAGCTAA